Proteins encoded in a region of the Acidobacteriota bacterium genome:
- the recJ gene encoding single-stranded-DNA-specific exonuclease RecJ: MTPSPTKIMRGISGARWHLASCDESAVRTLRQETGEEEVLIRCLLNRGLSHATEIKKFLAPEFSTDLHPPSLLRDMAQAVARLRQAIANRQKILIVTDFDVDGTTSSVILSQTLKLLGGGDLIECYIPNRFTEGYGLSKQIVEKAAKEGFSLIVTADIGIKSHAEARLARQSGVDLIICDHHLPDGEDVPADAFAVLCPKGSSGIGYPNKHLAACGVSLKLAQALLEDHPKRDAIVASLAKMTAIGTVADMVDLAVSENRAIVSHGLKGLSQPSANPGLRALLKLSNVGNPITPFDVGFKIGPRINAAGRVAHANTVLKLFGTSDENEANKLALELEQMNSTRQHIQSVLVEKLKQSLEQKKDDLDRVLVFSGTEEEGFHRGVLGIACSKIVEMTGRPTLICSIENGLAHGSARSINGFHIVEALDSASEVLVKYGGHPMAAGFTVEGGKIEELRWRLNRYAAEVLNEEDLGRIFTADAELELGDATVAMIKSLARLEPYGVGNPQPLFLLRRVPLRSAQILKEKHLKLQLGREKTLLEALWWNAIEHQSRLIIGKEISLMCRLEINSWNNRETCQLKVVDVAVE, encoded by the coding sequence ATGACTCCGTCCCCAACAAAGATCATGCGCGGAATTTCCGGCGCGCGGTGGCATTTGGCCAGTTGCGATGAATCAGCAGTTCGAACTTTGCGCCAGGAAACCGGCGAAGAAGAGGTTCTGATCCGCTGCCTTCTCAATCGCGGTTTGTCACACGCGACAGAAATCAAAAAGTTCCTGGCACCGGAGTTTTCCACGGACTTACATCCGCCTTCGCTGTTGCGGGATATGGCCCAAGCCGTTGCTCGACTGCGACAAGCCATCGCCAATCGCCAAAAAATTTTGATCGTCACGGATTTTGACGTGGACGGAACGACTTCCAGCGTCATTCTTTCCCAGACCTTGAAGCTGTTGGGAGGCGGTGATTTGATCGAATGTTACATCCCGAATCGTTTTACAGAAGGATACGGTTTATCCAAACAAATTGTCGAAAAAGCTGCAAAAGAAGGATTTAGCCTGATCGTTACCGCCGACATCGGGATTAAATCTCACGCCGAAGCCCGGCTTGCCCGCCAATCGGGAGTTGACTTAATCATTTGCGACCACCATTTACCCGATGGTGAAGACGTTCCGGCGGACGCCTTTGCCGTGCTTTGCCCAAAAGGCTCATCCGGCATTGGATACCCGAACAAACATTTGGCAGCCTGCGGAGTTTCGCTGAAATTGGCACAAGCGCTGCTCGAAGACCATCCCAAACGCGACGCGATTGTTGCCAGTCTGGCCAAGATGACGGCGATTGGTACCGTAGCCGATATGGTGGACTTGGCGGTCAGCGAAAACCGCGCCATTGTCTCGCACGGATTAAAAGGACTAAGCCAACCCAGCGCCAATCCCGGATTGCGGGCATTGTTGAAGTTATCGAACGTCGGCAATCCGATCACTCCGTTCGATGTCGGCTTCAAAATCGGCCCGCGGATTAATGCCGCTGGCCGAGTCGCTCACGCCAACACTGTGTTGAAACTGTTTGGGACCTCTGACGAAAATGAAGCCAATAAGTTGGCGCTCGAATTGGAGCAGATGAACTCCACACGGCAACACATTCAGTCCGTTCTGGTCGAAAAGCTCAAACAGTCGCTCGAACAAAAAAAGGACGATCTTGACCGCGTGCTCGTCTTTTCGGGAACTGAAGAAGAAGGGTTTCACCGGGGCGTGCTTGGCATTGCCTGCTCCAAGATTGTCGAAATGACCGGACGACCGACGTTGATTTGCTCCATCGAAAATGGATTGGCGCACGGCAGCGCGCGTTCAATCAATGGCTTTCACATTGTCGAAGCCCTGGATTCGGCGTCCGAAGTATTGGTCAAGTACGGAGGCCATCCGATGGCGGCGGGTTTTACGGTCGAAGGCGGCAAAATTGAAGAGTTGCGGTGGCGTTTGAACCGTTATGCGGCGGAAGTTTTGAACGAGGAAGATTTGGGACGAATCTTTACCGCAGACGCGGAGCTTGAGTTGGGAGACGCCACCGTCGCTATGATCAAGTCGCTGGCCAGATTGGAACCGTACGGAGTCGGCAATCCACAGCCACTCTTTCTGTTGCGGCGCGTGCCGCTGCGCTCAGCGCAAATACTGAAGGAAAAACACTTAAAGCTCCAGTTGGGTCGTGAGAAAACCCTGCTCGAAGCCTTGTGGTGGAATGCCATTGAACATCAATCCAGGCTGATCATCGGCAAGGAAATCAGTTTGATGTGCCGTCTGGAAATCAACAGTTGGAATAATCGCGAAACGTGTCAGCTCAAAGTGGTTGACGTAGCGGTTGAGTAA
- a CDS encoding Dabb family protein codes for MIRHIVIFKFKPEVSQTDRNGFLEMLRALPSKISEIIDFEAGFDVVRSARAFDLALVSTYADLAALDRYAKHEHHLPVIARSKEICEQIASVDFEC; via the coding sequence GTGATTCGACATATCGTCATCTTCAAGTTCAAACCCGAAGTATCGCAAACCGACCGCAACGGTTTTCTGGAAATGTTGCGCGCGTTGCCGTCGAAAATTTCCGAGATCATAGATTTTGAAGCCGGATTCGATGTCGTTCGTTCGGCGCGCGCATTTGATTTGGCTTTGGTCTCCACGTATGCCGACTTGGCAGCGCTTGACCGCTATGCCAAGCACGAACACCACCTGCCAGTCATTGCGCGTTCAAAAGAAATTTGCGAGCAAATTGCTTCGGTTGATTTTGAGTGCTGA
- a CDS encoding tetratricopeptide repeat protein codes for MKRKALFSSIILFVLTFWQNELLSSASRASANEVWLKAQSKHFTLVGNASEKQIRRVGAELEKFREAVSRLSGIWQRRFAPPVTVFVFKDVESYEPFKPLYHGKPTDVSGYLQSSNDSAYITLTTDYRRQDPEAVIFHEYVHFLTSGSKRSLPAWLNEGLAEYFGTFVLVGDGRQIVIGQPIPAHLRKLREAGWLPMQTLLTVSNDSPVYQETDKKTVFYAQSWALVHWMMAGDADRQSRCREFLAALTDGLSAEEAFKQIFQTDIANLELELREYVRRNKFNSQTISFNRRIETDESITITELGDAELKAHLGDLLWHIEQDDTAEFALERALKIDPKQPLALSSLGLLRLKQKHYGEARQLLQQAIETGSATYLTYYSHAFAWQQQYVDSTGFVSYFDPQAVTAMRASLNRARELMPDFPDTYKTLAFINLVEHENLEESVELAKKAIALEPGREDFQYTLAQVYLKLHQFSQARQTLKTLLAKGANVDIRQRANQLLQSIDLRESEVVQERAETERRLRREQETASQPADDPTRPPGKRFDGEQVRGLLTRLDCSDKEVTLTVVSGVRTYKFRANWGKLALVRHTREIPNQITCGAMTPAPQVIVTYRPASDQPSRLQVKFDGEPVGVEFLKPTGN; via the coding sequence ATGAAGCGAAAAGCGCTTTTTAGCTCAATCATCCTGTTTGTTCTGACATTTTGGCAGAACGAATTGCTTTCATCGGCCAGCCGAGCCAGCGCGAACGAGGTCTGGCTGAAAGCGCAATCGAAGCATTTCACGCTGGTCGGCAATGCCAGCGAAAAGCAGATTCGCCGAGTCGGTGCAGAACTTGAAAAATTCCGCGAAGCTGTTTCCAGGCTGTCCGGCATCTGGCAACGGCGCTTCGCCCCGCCTGTCACCGTCTTCGTTTTCAAAGACGTCGAATCCTACGAACCATTCAAACCGCTTTATCACGGCAAACCCACGGACGTGTCGGGTTACCTGCAATCCAGCAACGATTCCGCATACATCACGCTGACCACGGATTACCGTCGCCAAGACCCGGAAGCCGTCATCTTTCACGAGTACGTTCATTTTTTGACGAGCGGGAGCAAGCGGTCTTTGCCTGCCTGGCTGAACGAAGGGCTGGCGGAATACTTTGGCACGTTCGTTCTGGTCGGCGATGGCAGGCAGATTGTGATTGGCCAACCAATTCCGGCTCACCTGCGAAAACTGCGCGAAGCCGGGTGGTTGCCGATGCAAACACTGCTGACGGTCAGCAACGATTCGCCGGTTTATCAGGAAACGGACAAGAAAACTGTGTTTTATGCGCAGTCGTGGGCGCTGGTGCATTGGATGATGGCGGGCGATGCTGACAGGCAGTCCCGCTGCCGTGAGTTTCTCGCCGCGCTGACCGATGGTTTGTCCGCCGAAGAAGCCTTCAAGCAAATTTTTCAAACTGACATCGCCAATTTGGAATTGGAGTTGCGCGAATACGTTCGCCGCAACAAATTCAATTCGCAAACGATCAGTTTCAATCGCAGGATCGAAACCGACGAGAGCATAACCATTACTGAGCTTGGTGATGCGGAGCTGAAAGCACACTTGGGCGATTTGCTCTGGCACATCGAACAGGATGACACGGCGGAATTTGCTTTGGAGCGCGCGCTGAAGATTGATCCGAAACAGCCGCTTGCGCTGAGTTCTCTTGGGTTATTGCGGCTGAAGCAAAAACATTATGGCGAGGCACGGCAGCTTTTGCAGCAGGCGATTGAAACAGGCTCGGCAACTTACCTGACGTATTACTCGCACGCATTCGCCTGGCAGCAGCAGTATGTGGATTCGACCGGCTTCGTTTCTTACTTTGATCCACAAGCCGTGACTGCCATGCGCGCTTCCCTCAATCGCGCCCGTGAATTGATGCCGGACTTTCCGGACACATACAAAACGCTGGCGTTCATCAACCTGGTGGAACATGAAAATCTGGAGGAATCCGTCGAACTGGCCAAAAAGGCGATTGCTCTGGAACCAGGCAGGGAGGATTTTCAGTACACGCTGGCGCAGGTGTATTTGAAATTGCATCAATTTTCGCAGGCGAGGCAAACCCTCAAAACGCTTCTTGCCAAAGGAGCGAATGTTGATATTCGGCAGCGTGCGAATCAATTACTTCAGTCAATTGACCTGCGCGAATCGGAAGTTGTCCAGGAACGGGCTGAAACGGAAAGGCGGTTGCGCCGTGAACAGGAAACAGCAAGTCAGCCTGCGGACGATCCGACGCGACCTCCGGGCAAACGATTCGACGGCGAACAGGTGCGCGGATTGTTGACGCGCCTGGATTGTTCGGACAAAGAAGTGACGCTGACGGTTGTCAGCGGCGTTCGCACCTACAAGTTTCGCGCGAATTGGGGAAAGCTGGCTCTGGTTCGCCACACAAGGGAAATCCCGAACCAGATTACTTGCGGAGCAATGACGCCCGCTCCACAAGTGATCGTGACCTATCGCCCGGCCAGCGACCAACCATCAAGATTGCAAGTGAAGTTTGACGGCGAACCCGTCGGCGTGGAGTTTTTGAAACCGACCGGAAACTGA
- a CDS encoding YvcK family protein encodes MANNHPSDKTYTVSVIGGGTGSFSVLSGLGPYENLQINSIVTMMDSGGDSGRLRDEFGMLPPGDVRRCLVALSEESKLLRDLFSFRFVNAPLENRSFGNLFLLALTKMLGSEKEAVEAISRILKIRGRVIPVTWNHSHLYAELADGKIVAGEANISVPEHDARIPIERVYLDPQADANPEAVEAILESDFVVFAPGDLFTSTIPNLLVKGIPEAIRQTRAPVIYVLNLMTKHGETDDYSASQHVAQIIRYAGRSPDAVLVHQGTVPAEMALKYEEEKARQVRVDVADLHRLGVKLVKAGDVMSATSLVRHDSARTAKALIDVFDELNPMNH; translated from the coding sequence GTGGCCAACAATCATCCCTCAGACAAAACCTACACGGTTTCTGTGATCGGCGGCGGAACCGGATCGTTCAGTGTGTTGTCCGGCCTGGGGCCATACGAAAATCTGCAGATAAATTCCATCGTGACGATGATGGATTCCGGCGGAGATTCCGGACGGTTGCGGGATGAATTCGGGATGCTGCCTCCGGGCGACGTGCGGCGCTGTTTAGTGGCGCTTTCCGAAGAAAGCAAACTGCTTCGGGATTTGTTTTCCTTCCGCTTTGTCAACGCCCCGCTGGAAAATCGCAGTTTCGGCAATCTGTTTTTGCTGGCGCTGACGAAAATGCTCGGCTCGGAAAAAGAAGCCGTCGAAGCCATCAGCCGCATCCTCAAAATTCGTGGCCGAGTCATCCCCGTCACCTGGAACCATTCGCATCTGTATGCCGAACTCGCAGATGGAAAAATTGTCGCAGGCGAAGCTAACATCAGTGTGCCCGAACACGACGCTCGAATCCCGATTGAACGCGTATACCTTGACCCGCAGGCAGACGCCAACCCCGAAGCCGTCGAAGCCATTTTGGAAAGCGATTTTGTCGTCTTTGCGCCCGGCGACCTGTTCACCTCGACCATTCCGAATTTGTTGGTCAAGGGAATTCCCGAAGCCATCCGCCAGACCCGCGCGCCGGTAATTTATGTGCTCAACCTGATGACCAAACACGGCGAAACGGACGATTATTCGGCGTCTCAGCACGTGGCGCAGATCATCCGCTACGCCGGCCGTTCGCCCGACGCCGTCCTGGTGCATCAAGGCACGGTTCCAGCAGAAATGGCCTTGAAGTACGAAGAAGAAAAAGCCCGCCAAGTCCGCGTGGATGTTGCTGACCTTCACCGTTTGGGGGTAAAACTGGTCAAAGCTGGTGATGTGATGTCGGCGACTTCCCTGGTGCGTCACGATTCGGCCAGAACCGCGAAAGCGCTGATTGATGTGTTTGATGAATTGAATCCGATGAACCATTAA
- a CDS encoding NDP-sugar synthase yields the protein MQALILAGGEGTRLRPLTIYTPKPVVPIVNRPFLFYQIDLLKRAGIKEITLSLSYKPDKIRDIFGDGEDFGIRIYYTVEASPLGTAGAYKNAEEHLSQTAVVFNGDILTDIDIAKVLAYHRERQAAATIVLTPVENPSAYGLVETESDGRVRRFLEKPKPEEITCNTINAGIYVLEPHILKYIPKDEKFSFEYQLFPALLRNNEPFFAYTMSDYWLDIGTPQRYWQANDDLINGRIKSFDVERMPVATSNTSTLSAEAEPAKIDALSVIDPSCLIKPGTEIINSVLGANCVIEERVKIENSVLLAGARVGKAAEVRNSIIGKSAIIGRNSKVDGAALGDKSSLTDYSIA from the coding sequence ATGCAAGCACTTATACTGGCAGGTGGCGAAGGAACGCGCCTGAGGCCGCTAACCATTTACACCCCCAAGCCCGTCGTACCTATCGTCAATCGCCCCTTCCTCTTTTATCAAATTGACCTGTTGAAACGCGCCGGGATCAAGGAAATCACGCTGTCGCTGTCGTACAAGCCCGACAAAATCAGGGACATTTTCGGCGATGGCGAAGATTTTGGCATCAGGATTTACTACACCGTGGAAGCTTCGCCGCTGGGAACCGCCGGAGCTTACAAAAACGCCGAAGAGCATTTGTCGCAAACCGCCGTCGTGTTCAATGGCGACATTTTGACGGACATAGACATTGCCAAAGTTCTGGCATATCACCGCGAACGTCAGGCGGCGGCAACCATCGTGCTGACACCGGTGGAAAATCCTTCGGCTTATGGGTTGGTCGAAACGGAAAGCGATGGCCGCGTGCGCCGCTTTCTGGAAAAACCGAAACCGGAAGAAATTACCTGCAACACGATCAATGCGGGCATTTATGTATTGGAGCCGCACATTTTGAAGTACATCCCGAAGGATGAAAAGTTTTCGTTCGAGTACCAGCTATTTCCGGCGCTGCTGCGGAACAACGAACCGTTTTTTGCTTACACGATGTCGGATTACTGGTTGGACATCGGCACGCCGCAGCGATACTGGCAGGCCAATGACGATTTGATCAATGGTCGAATCAAATCCTTCGATGTGGAGCGAATGCCCGTTGCTACCTCAAACACTTCAACGCTTTCGGCTGAAGCCGAACCCGCGAAAATTGACGCGCTTTCGGTGATTGATCCCAGTTGTTTGATCAAACCCGGCACGGAAATCATCAACTCGGTCTTGGGCGCAAACTGTGTGATCGAAGAACGCGTCAAAATCGAAAACAGCGTTCTGCTGGCAGGCGCGCGCGTTGGCAAAGCCGCTGAAGTCCGCAACTCGATCATCGGCAAAAGCGCCATCATCGGAAGAAACTCGAAAGTGGATGGGGCCGCTTTGGGCGACAAATCTTCACTGACCGATTATTCGATTGCTTGA
- a CDS encoding serine/threonine-protein phosphatase produces MSVPLKQLQDSLPNQVDEALAKHVRSAESWATKVRLWLALTSLVAAYWMWNHRSDARTIYLAFAGLWLVTMFVVSALTKRNASDSLATKTTLFDLTIVHLGLIAFVTQGLFPKIGAGVFLCYFPILAVAATRYRMMLVVQSAAYALVGYGLISYWAGSPPWFRLSLLAATAFVFAVGSHKPKDLMVGIAKNAAQTAFDLGSKQREAELTEQVHQLFMPPPLLDLQTIWSSSKHGAGTETGGDYYQVFETSRGPLAVLGDLSIASGKNFEALAATGELHATLTKIINRNSAEPNLTRILDELNAELYEKHCPFTCILAQWQGDELRYVNAGHLPMVHLNKPQGSQTTWHQQLPVTCGPVGESESAKFVESVVPFPARDLLLMYTDGAFAKLTNDREQGITEMEAMAERFSGGEVTTLCHRVFDCGQPGYDPIKDDATVVVIRRQPTKGEEPKQAGASS; encoded by the coding sequence ATGTCTGTACCGTTGAAACAACTTCAAGACAGTCTGCCCAATCAGGTGGACGAAGCGTTGGCCAAACACGTGCGCTCGGCGGAAAGCTGGGCGACTAAAGTCCGGCTATGGCTGGCACTGACCTCGCTCGTTGCGGCGTATTGGATGTGGAATCATCGTTCCGACGCCAGAACCATTTATCTGGCGTTTGCCGGTTTGTGGTTGGTGACAATGTTCGTTGTCAGCGCCTTGACCAAACGCAACGCTTCGGATTCCCTGGCCACCAAAACGACTTTGTTTGACCTGACCATTGTCCACCTGGGATTGATTGCATTCGTTACCCAGGGACTATTCCCAAAAATTGGCGCGGGAGTGTTCCTCTGCTATTTCCCAATTCTGGCCGTTGCCGCGACTCGCTACCGAATGATGCTGGTGGTCCAATCGGCTGCGTACGCGTTGGTCGGCTACGGATTGATTTCGTATTGGGCGGGCAGCCCGCCATGGTTCCGGTTATCGTTGCTGGCGGCAACCGCGTTTGTCTTTGCGGTGGGTTCGCACAAACCCAAAGACCTGATGGTTGGCATCGCCAAAAACGCGGCGCAAACCGCCTTCGATCTGGGCAGCAAACAACGAGAAGCCGAACTGACGGAGCAGGTTCATCAACTGTTCATGCCGCCGCCGTTGCTGGATTTACAGACGATCTGGAGTTCCTCAAAACATGGCGCAGGAACGGAAACCGGCGGCGATTACTATCAGGTTTTTGAGACTTCGCGCGGCCCGCTGGCTGTGTTAGGCGATCTTTCCATTGCAAGCGGAAAGAACTTTGAAGCTTTGGCGGCGACAGGCGAACTGCATGCAACACTGACCAAAATCATCAACCGGAATTCTGCCGAACCCAACCTGACGAGGATTCTGGATGAATTGAACGCCGAGCTTTATGAAAAACATTGCCCGTTCACCTGCATCCTAGCGCAATGGCAGGGCGACGAGTTGCGTTACGTCAACGCAGGCCATCTGCCGATGGTTCACCTGAACAAACCGCAGGGTTCTCAGACCACGTGGCATCAACAGTTGCCTGTAACCTGCGGCCCCGTCGGGGAAAGCGAAAGCGCAAAATTCGTCGAATCGGTCGTTCCCTTCCCTGCCCGCGATTTGCTGTTGATGTACACTGATGGAGCCTTTGCCAAGCTGACCAACGACCGCGAACAAGGTATCACCGAAATGGAAGCGATGGCCGAGCGCTTCAGCGGCGGCGAAGTCACTACGCTCTGCCATCGCGTGTTCGATTGCGGCCAGCCGGGCTACGACCCAATCAAAGATGACGCTACGGTCGTTGTCATTCGCCGCCAGCCAACGAAAGGTGAGGAGCCGAAACAGGCAGGTGCATCTTCGTAA
- the tsaD gene encoding tRNA (adenosine(37)-N6)-threonylcarbamoyltransferase complex transferase subunit TsaD, with protein MLILGIESSCDETAAAVIDDGTQVLSNVIYSQIATHKRYGGVVPELASREHLEKIEGVVDEALKKAGISYAQLDGIAVTQGPGLVGSLLVGINFAKAVAFATGKPIVGVNHIEGHVYSTAFEFPSPEYPALALIVSGGHTNLFLIPEPEKYKLVARTRDDAAGEAFDKVSKLIGLGYPGGPVIDRLAAQGNKRAIIFPLAEIKEKDGSGLSLDFSFSGLKTAVLRHVRENQIEPVADPSNPGQQILDLCASFQNAVVRALVRSLRKAAERYRPRTILLAGGVACNSELRSAVQKLADELKIPAYIPSPIYTTDNAGMIAAAAYPKLLRGESMAWDASADVSLRLPNIDVVAAKSKQKQRYRL; from the coding sequence ATGTTGATCCTGGGAATCGAAAGTTCGTGCGATGAAACCGCTGCCGCCGTGATTGACGACGGCACGCAAGTCCTGTCGAACGTCATTTACTCGCAAATCGCCACCCACAAACGATACGGCGGCGTCGTTCCCGAACTGGCTTCGCGCGAACATCTGGAAAAGATCGAAGGCGTTGTGGACGAAGCCTTGAAAAAGGCGGGAATCAGCTACGCGCAACTCGATGGCATCGCCGTCACGCAAGGCCCCGGCCTGGTCGGTTCGCTGCTGGTCGGCATCAACTTCGCCAAAGCGGTCGCATTTGCCACCGGCAAGCCGATCGTCGGCGTCAATCACATCGAAGGCCACGTGTATTCAACCGCCTTTGAATTTCCTTCGCCCGAATATCCTGCGCTAGCGCTGATCGTCAGCGGAGGCCACACCAACCTGTTCCTAATTCCCGAACCCGAAAAGTACAAACTCGTCGCCCGCACACGCGACGACGCCGCTGGCGAAGCTTTTGACAAGGTTTCCAAACTGATTGGATTGGGGTATCCCGGCGGCCCTGTGATTGATCGGCTCGCCGCACAAGGCAACAAACGCGCGATTATCTTTCCGCTGGCCGAAATCAAAGAAAAAGACGGCAGCGGATTGAGTCTGGATTTTTCCTTCAGCGGGCTGAAAACGGCAGTGCTGCGCCACGTTCGCGAAAATCAGATCGAACCGGTCGCCGATCCCTCGAACCCTGGTCAACAGATTCTTGACCTCTGCGCCAGTTTTCAAAACGCCGTCGTTCGCGCGCTTGTCCGCAGCCTTCGCAAAGCCGCCGAACGTTACCGGCCGCGCACCATCCTGCTGGCCGGAGGCGTTGCCTGCAACAGCGAACTCCGCTCCGCGGTCCAAAAACTCGCCGACGAACTGAAGATTCCCGCTTACATTCCCTCGCCCATTTACACCACCGACAACGCTGGAATGATTGCGGCAGCGGCGTATCCCAAACTGCTGCGCGGAGAATCC